One Phyllopteryx taeniolatus isolate TA_2022b chromosome 3, UOR_Ptae_1.2, whole genome shotgun sequence genomic window, ATCTGTTTCTGTGTAGGATAATGTGACACTAACAGCGTGCAGGATTAGATAAATGGACAGCATGCTTGGCCTGGCTCTTGCTGTCAATCAGATAGAGCTGGTTCTTCTTGTGATGCGTCACCATCTCGTCCAGGCTGGTGAAAACCTGAAAGAGGGGAGGGAGAAAAACCCtgattaatcatttatttaggtTTACAAGCTCTCCCCTCATCTCTAGTCctgatgtgtcaaactcatttccaTCGCAGGCCACATGGTAGTTATGGATTCCCTCAGAgtgccgttatgactgtgaaaatcatATAGTTGGAAACCACCttatcattcattattatttctaCACAATTCACCCTGCATTCAATTGTTATTATACTATTTTCTGCAACAAATTGACTTTGAAATTAGAAGTCCGAACAACAAAATAGAAATGCcattgttcaatttatgttgATATGGgattttgtgtggaaaaaatgCATGCGATATCTCTAAAAGTTGAAGATACGGTTCGATTTTTGTACAGATTTGATCTCAagataaaaagaacaaatccatttgCAAGAAACAAGAAGTAGTATTTGTCTTAGTGCTGTAAAGTGGGCCCTGATTTCAACTCATGTGCTCTGGACCATTCAATCTGAGTTCACCTCTTCACTTTTCTTGCCCTCTTTTCCCAGAGCGAAGCCCTGCATCTCGTCCAGGAAGCGGACAGGAATGTTGTAGACTTTCTGCTGGTAGAGCACAGCGAGGGTGAAAGGCTGTCGGGGGTTCTGGGCCGAGTTGTGTCGGATGAGGAAGGTGCCATCCTACAGCACGGACAGAGAGTAGAGGACCACTAATCAcacattatattaaaaaaaaacaaaaaacttgaaaatatttcactctATGTGAAGTGAATCTATAACACAGGTCACCAGGTGGCCACATGAGTAGCCCAAGGGCCTGTACTAAAAATAGCGATGATGGGctattgtgatttcctaggaatgtagaaaaaagaggcttcaatgtGTTTATTTCAACTCCCCGTTGACATTTACTGtccaactaaacataaaacaaagagaattgcatGTTGTGTATtgcaaacaaccacatagctttgccttaggaaagtccacTTAGCTTAACgcaaataaacaatacaaaatgccatagattGCCAAACGATTGGCATCGGCGTCTTGGTGTTCTAACCCTTTAaaagcaactgatatttgaacacaaactgtgcaccaacacgtagacagataatataacaatactcacaggcatatattctttttccTCTGCGAGAACGacatattactgcagcttactgaggagtgacCATCTCAATGTATAtcttgtattatactgcccgcAGGTAGCCAtggcacgcacaccagaaggagtagtacaatatccattgaatggaagcaaaaatgcattatggagtgttatttttctttattgtgtgtgactttggttgttttgttgttgtgtaacAGTTGTTAAGAACCTTAAGGTAACTAGGGTTTTATGGTGGTGGCTGTTCGACcctggaaaagtttatttctattTCTGTTATTTCCTCTGGTAAAAGTTGGAGGTTGACCAACATACAGGGGAAACATAGCGGATCCACTGTAAATGAAAAAGGAAATTAAAGTTTGGGAATCTTGGAATTGGAATACGTCTTATACCTTATTGACGCTCAGTAAGAGATCCTCTGCTGTTTTCCTGTTGCAATCACCAGCAAACCATTCTTTGCCCTATATGATTTAACATCAACGTAAGTCTGTAGCAAACATGAATTATTAggtaacaacttttttttttttttttttttacctcattccCCGACTGTTTGGTTGCTCTCCCACCGCCAGAGTAGGctcaaaataagaaacaaaatgttattaaaatctAAAAACCCGCAATTCATTAAAGTGATGAGCTGTGCATTTTTCAGTGTAAAATAAATGGGCTTACTTGCATGCTTAGTATCCAGCATGTGAGGATTTGCATGGCTAAAATGCAAAAAGGCATGTCACTGATCAGCTGTAACATGCACTTACTTCACATATATTTGGCACATTTTAATCTGTTGCACTAAGTTTCCTACCTGAGCATAGTCTCCTTTACACTGGTTGGCAGAGGGGGCTTAAAACCTGCTGTCGACGGGGACAGCTTGGAGGTGACGGGTCTTGCTTCAAAGTTAGGTGCTAAAATGTTtggatacagtatattgatgTTCATTTATATCATCTAATTATTGCATGTACGgtgtatataaaatgtatacaaaccacagttcaaatgccaggtttttatgttagaaaaaaaatgagactatgataaattattttaaacccAACTATTATGTGACAGCTCagttgaatttcttttttaatttttttgagaggggaagaaaAATACAGACCTAAAATAATGAGGTTGCACAAGTGTTCACACACTCTTTTAAttaggatgtggctgtgttcagaattaaccaatcacatacTCAAACTCAAACTCATGTTTAATGGGAGTCACCACATACCTGCCACCATTCAAAatacctctgattaaccccaaataaagttgagttctTGTAGTAggtttttcctgacattttttttccttgcaggCTTTGTACTGACACTgattggtatttggaactgatcataattccctccaccttgacctagttccagctgaagaaaaaaatggcccaaagcatgatgttgacatctgcatgctaaactaggtatggtgttcttttggtggtgagtagtgttgtgtttgcaccaaacataccttttggaatgatgtcaaaagttcaaccttggttttacaaattttgcaaaaatacaCTTAAAATTTCCCAAACGCATATGAGAAAATGCGTTATGGTCCAATGACACCAAAGCTCAACTTTTTgcccataattccaaaaggtatgtttgctGTAAACACAACACTACTCATCAGCAAAAGAACACCATTCCTACAGTGCAGCATAGTGATggaagcatcatgctttggggctgttttctgCTGTTTTCAGATGGAACTGGGGAGGAAAACACTTTCACAAACTATCACAAAACCGTGGTATTTGAATAGGGatctgtagactttttatatccatagTATAAAGACGTTAATATGAGAAAAAGACTATACCTGTTTTTACTTCTGTCATGGAATGCAGGAAGGAATTCTGAAAGGAAGGAACAGGAAAAAGTAAGAAGCTGCACTAAATTGACTTATATGAGAGAATCGGGATTAAAACGTTCGATGTTTTAAACTGGAAGAGTGCATGGACAACTCACAGAATTTGCTCTGGGAACTGGAGGTTTCATTCTGTACAGTGACAGCATGTCAGATTACATGTAGTAAAATGCGATAGTATACATAAATTGGCCCAAACATGAATAAAAGCTAACAATTTGAGTCTACGGCATTTAATACAACAGGGATAATTCTCCTGTAATGCCTCGATAATGTGATATTTTCATATACCGTTAATAACGTTGGATAACATACTGGGAGGGAAACAGCTAAAATATGTCACAATATCTATGAAACTGAAGActggaatttttttcttttgattttttaaaaactatttacaaaaaacataataattgaatgaaaaaaactcTTTGCCTCATAATATTtccaaaatgaaatgtatttctttcattCTATTTAGTTTAATTAAAAGGGTAACACAAGTAGATTAATAGATACAATaagattaatattaataatataattaacaCCTCTCATTGTGTTGCAGTGAAGTTGTGTACACTCGCAAATTACAACAAGCAATAAGCAAACATTCAAAACAACTAAAAACTAAGCACTATTATCTCTGAAAAGGCAGAAtttgtttaatatatatttgcattacattatgcaggtgtacctaataggGTTGCCAGTGAGTGTATGAGAGTGGTAGACGGGCACATACATGGGCAAAGGCGTGAGTGAGGTCTTGGTGGATGAAGACATTCTAATCGGGCCCAGTGGGGGTGGAGGGCAAGCTGACGGGCAGGGAGGGAATGAAATTAAGATCCTTATCCGGAACACTTTTCATGCGAACTATGCAAACATTTAATCAACGTAATCTAGTCCACGTTCACGCGACCTACCAGCTGCTGGTTCTAAATACAGGTTGTCGTTATCCCCCTGAAACGTGAGAACACACAGCGTTTGATGACTGTATGGGAATTGCACGCAACAGTATGTGTGGGTAACATTTAGCGTTTCATTTGCAGtgcattatttattaatattaaaaaaaaaaatgaagaaaaatacacaaaagacAATCAAATTCCAGTCTTAGGTGTTTTAACTCCTCAAGTTCACTCACTTATGTATACATCTTATTTCCTTCTTTGTTATGCTGGACAATCACAACAGTATTGATGCTGAAACTGATTTATTGTCCATGAAGCGGCACCGTGAAATGACTAAAACATGGTACATTATAATTAATTTACCTGTTCTTCATTCGGATCCAGATATACATCTGAAAAGCAGACAAAAAATAGATAGAGAAAGATATATAGCGAGATGGCGATCTAGAGACATAGATAATAATCTAGCGAGATGGATGCAGCTagagatacagtatatagagaTGGATAGATATAGGGTTCTAGTAATAtcgatagacagacagacagagatagTCTCACAAATGTGTAGTTGGCCCTCACGTTAATGTACCGTCCTTGATTGACAATATATAccgggttgggggggggggcgccccACAGAGCGCCATATAAGCTAGCTCCGCTACTGCAGGC contains:
- the si:dkeyp-117b11.1 gene encoding B-cell linker protein isoform X1, encoding MKMSFFGKLKNINPPAPPRRTGNNEDFGWKQHGIWQEDEEEEGDMYEVPPCERPAATVPLRQVEENVYMERTSSVGVPQQRLAAPASRLNGKPQKPQHAKESTAKKPPEVDRNEKPGRKMMTPPPAAFLTSTMEEDVYLDPNEEQGDNDNLYLEPAAACPPPPLGPIRMSSSTKTSLTPLPIMKPPVPRANSNSFLHSMTEVKTAPNFEARPVTSKLSPSTAGFKPPLPTSVKETMLSHANPHMLDTKHATYSGGGRATKQSGNEGKEWFAGDCNRKTAEDLLLSVNKDGTFLIRHNSAQNPRQPFTLAVLYQQKVYNIPVRFLDEMQGFALGKEGKKSEEVFTSLDEMVTHHKKNQLYLIDSKSQAKHAVHLSNPARC
- the si:dkeyp-117b11.1 gene encoding B-cell linker protein isoform X2, whose product is MFQWQEDEEEEGDMYEVPPCERPAATVPLRQVEENVYMERTSSVGVPQQRLAAPASRLNGKPQKPQHAKESTAKKPPEVDRNEKPGRKMMTPPPAAFLTSTMEEDVYLDPNEEQGDNDNLYLEPAAACPPPPLGPIRMSSSTKTSLTPLPIMKPPVPRANSNSFLHSMTEVKTAPNFEARPVTSKLSPSTAGFKPPLPTSVKETMLSHANPHMLDTKHATYSGGGRATKQSGNEGKEWFAGDCNRKTAEDLLLSVNKDGTFLIRHNSAQNPRQPFTLAVLYQQKVYNIPVRFLDEMQGFALGKEGKKSEEVFTSLDEMVTHHKKNQLYLIDSKSQAKHAVHLSNPARC